One region of Girardinichthys multiradiatus isolate DD_20200921_A chromosome 1, DD_fGirMul_XY1, whole genome shotgun sequence genomic DNA includes:
- the LOC124859363 gene encoding uncharacterized protein LOC124859363 isoform X2 yields the protein MDEISPLLDNQQHQSPDLLFPNLRPRHRNLIPTPCGPIKAWSELSNLVKTYFCFSIVSLLALLALTVSSVYKQHKNTEVSDEDNFTVSLVQLVGILFCIYYISRGVLQENRQELVVFVLSVLVVMIRSVVNFSVVGSEGKQEVLVRFVCIMCLGIVHVFCTTLLILRPNMMAFRVGGALESLQEQYFLLNLCFSMVTFDLQAQLCLCILITTSDSAVSAINTILLGVGVFWAIFTAAVGAVAVLKEVKVLVWFFMVQNLPQVAFFIYLMYSVIEKWFQDQSYTLEAAAVTGALISLLIKGVLIWGLIRLVQSFGQGLRERMFAAS from the exons ATGGACGAGATCAG TCCTTTGTTGGACAACCAGCAGCACCAGAGCCCAGATCTTCTGTTTCCGAACCTGAGGCCGAGACACCGGAATCTGATTCCTACACCATGTGGACCG ATAAAGGCGTGGTCGGAGCTGTCCAATCTGGTGAAGACCTACTTCTGCTTCAGCATCGTGTCCCTGCTGGCGCTGCTCGCCCTCACCGTGTCCAGCGTCTACAAGCAGCACAAGAACACGGAGGTTTCGGACGAGGACAACTTCACAGTGTCCCTCGTTCAGCTGGTTGGAATAT TGTTCTGCATCTACTACATCAGCCGTGGCGTGCTGCAGGAGAACAGACAGGAGCTGGTGGTGTTCGTGCTCAGCGTGCTGGTGGTTATGATCCGATCTGTGGTCAACTTCTCTGTGGTGGGCTCAGAGGGCAAGCAGGAGGTGCTG GTTCGCTTCGTTTGCATCATGTGTCTGGGCATCGTGCACGTGTTCTGCACAACGTTGCTCATCCTGAGGCCCAACATGATGGCATTTCGGGTCGGCGGGGCCCTGGAGAGCCTACAGGAGCAGTACTTCCTCCTCAACCTCTGTTTCTCAatggtgacctttgacctgcaGGCTCAG CTGTGTCTGTGCATCCTGATCACTACGTCGGACTCTGCCGTGTCTGCTATCAACACAATACTGCTGGGAGTCGGGGTGTTCTGGGCCATCTTCACCGCTGCTGTCGGAGCTGTTGCG GTTTTGAAGGAAGTCAAGGTTCTGGTTTGGTTCTTCATGGTGCAGAACCTTCCTCAAGTGGCCTTCTTCATTTATCTGATGTACTCG GTGATAGAGAAATGGTTCCAGGACCAATCGTACACCCTGGAAGCAGCCGCCGTCACCGGAGCTTTGATTTCGCTGCTGATCAAAGGGGTATTAATCTGGGGCCTCATCAGACTGGTGCAGAGCTTTGGACAGGGCCTCAGAGAGAGAA tgtttgcagccaGCTAG
- the LOC124859363 gene encoding uncharacterized protein LOC124859363 isoform X3, whose product MDEISPLLDNQQHQSPDLLFPNLRPRHRNLIPTPCGPIKAWSELSNLVKTYFCFSIVSLLALLALTVSSVYKQHKNTEVSDEDNFTVSLVQLVGILFCIYYISRGVLQENRQELVVFVLSVLVVMIRSVVNFSVVGSEGKQEVLVRFVCIMCLGIVHVFCTTLLILRPNMMAFRVGGALESLQEQYFLLNLCFSMVTFDLQAQLCLCILITTSDSAVSAINTILLGVGVFWAIFTAAVGAVAEVKVLVWFFMVQNLPQVAFFIYLMYSVIEKWFQDQSYTLEAAAVTGALISLLIKGVLIWGLIRLVQSFGQGLRERMFAAS is encoded by the exons ATGGACGAGATCAG TCCTTTGTTGGACAACCAGCAGCACCAGAGCCCAGATCTTCTGTTTCCGAACCTGAGGCCGAGACACCGGAATCTGATTCCTACACCATGTGGACCG ATAAAGGCGTGGTCGGAGCTGTCCAATCTGGTGAAGACCTACTTCTGCTTCAGCATCGTGTCCCTGCTGGCGCTGCTCGCCCTCACCGTGTCCAGCGTCTACAAGCAGCACAAGAACACGGAGGTTTCGGACGAGGACAACTTCACAGTGTCCCTCGTTCAGCTGGTTGGAATAT TGTTCTGCATCTACTACATCAGCCGTGGCGTGCTGCAGGAGAACAGACAGGAGCTGGTGGTGTTCGTGCTCAGCGTGCTGGTGGTTATGATCCGATCTGTGGTCAACTTCTCTGTGGTGGGCTCAGAGGGCAAGCAGGAGGTGCTG GTTCGCTTCGTTTGCATCATGTGTCTGGGCATCGTGCACGTGTTCTGCACAACGTTGCTCATCCTGAGGCCCAACATGATGGCATTTCGGGTCGGCGGGGCCCTGGAGAGCCTACAGGAGCAGTACTTCCTCCTCAACCTCTGTTTCTCAatggtgacctttgacctgcaGGCTCAG CTGTGTCTGTGCATCCTGATCACTACGTCGGACTCTGCCGTGTCTGCTATCAACACAATACTGCTGGGAGTCGGGGTGTTCTGGGCCATCTTCACCGCTGCTGTCGGAGCTGTTGCG GAAGTCAAGGTTCTGGTTTGGTTCTTCATGGTGCAGAACCTTCCTCAAGTGGCCTTCTTCATTTATCTGATGTACTCG GTGATAGAGAAATGGTTCCAGGACCAATCGTACACCCTGGAAGCAGCCGCCGTCACCGGAGCTTTGATTTCGCTGCTGATCAAAGGGGTATTAATCTGGGGCCTCATCAGACTGGTGCAGAGCTTTGGACAGGGCCTCAGAGAGAGAA tgtttgcagccaGCTAG